A window from Malassezia restricta chromosome I, complete sequence encodes these proteins:
- a CDS encoding uroporphyrinogen decarboxylase, which produces MLNKIPGLSQVQNFTTKNPSKKLEQLSKTPGLKNDLIIRAARGERTERAPVWVMRQAGRYLPEFRKIRENFEFFECCRNPEVASEITIQPVRRYDGLLDAAVIFSDILVIPQAMGMEVEMVQGKGPSFLKPLDSPKDLGRLTKVDVRKDLGYVLEAIRLTRAKLAGRVPVIGFCGAPWTLMAYMIEGGGSKTWEKAKRWLFDYPEESKHLLDRIANVCASFLVEQVLAGAQLLQVFDSWAGELTPYDFRTFSLPYLRNIAIEVKDKLDTLSVEPPPMILYAKGAINHSLVDISKAGFDVVGIDHTVEPAWARHCLAESQTSGRKFSQVESKKSGQHPIALQGNLDPAILYAKPEVIEARVRRMFDPSVGGFGGQGALICNLGHGITPNVDPEHLRVFLNAVHRVSREMVTDTNE; this is translated from the coding sequence ATGCTAAATAAAATTCCAGGTCTTTCACAAGTTCAGAACTTTACTACAAAGAACCCATCGAAAAAGCTAGAGCAGCTTAGCAAAACACCGGGCCTGAAGAATGATCTGATTATccgtgccgctcgcggAGAACGGACGGAACGTGCCCCCGTCTGGGTTATGCGACAGGCTGGTCGCTACCTACCAGAATTTCGAAAAATTCGTGAGAACTTTGAGTTCTTTGAATGTTGCAGAAACCCAGAAGTTGCGTCAGAAATCACTATACAACCGGTGCGCCGCTATGATGGCTTATTGGACGCCGCTGTTATCTTTTCTGATATCCTCGTGATCCCGCAGGCTATGGGCATGGAAGTTGAAATGGTCCAAGGAAAAGGCCCTTCCTTTTTGAAGCCTCTTGACTCACCTAAAGACTTGGGCCGTCTTACGAAAGTGGACGTTCGAAAGGACCTTGGCTACGTCCTCGAAGCTATTCGCTTGACGCGTGCGAAGCTCGCTGGCCGTGTTCCCGTGATTGGATTTTGTGGAGCTCCATGGACTTTGATGGCGTATATGATTGAAGGAGGTGGTTCCAAAACTTGGGAAAAGGCTAAGCGCTGGCTCTTTGACTACCCTGAAGAAAGCAAACATCTCTTGGACCGCATTGCAAACGTGTGTGCTTCTTTCCTTGTCGAGCAGGTTTTGGCTGGTGCCCAGCTTTTGCAAGTGTTCGACTCGTGGGCTGGAGAGCTTACACCGTATGACTTTCGCACTTTCTCGCTGCCTTATCTCCGCAACATTGCGATCGAAGTCAAGGACAAGCTTGACACCCTGTCGGTGGAACCACCGCCCATGATTCTGTATGCTAAGGGTGCGATCAACCACTCACTTGTTGACATCAGTAAAGCAGGCTTTGACGTTGTGGGTATTGACCATACAGTAGAGCCAGCGTGGGCGCGTCATTGCCTCGCTGAATCACAGACCAGCGGTCGTAAGTTTTCGCAGGTCGAATCGAAAAAGAGTGGTCAGCACCCTATTGCATTGCAAGGCAACTTGGACCCTGCTATCTTGTATGCAAAGCCAGAGGTCATTGAAGCGCGTGTCCGACGTATGTTTGATCCGTCAGTCGGAGGATTCGGCGGTCAGGGTGCCCTGATCTGCAATTTAGGCCACGGTATCACACCAAATGTGGATCCTGAACACCTGCGTGTATTCTTGAACGCAGTTCATAGGGTCAGCAGAGAAATGGTCACTGACACTAACGAGTAG
- a CDS encoding DNA-directed RNA polymerase II subunit RPB3 — protein sequence MYATQGLAMQGHGTSSAQEKVPNVIIREINHTHADFILENCDLSLANSLRRTLIADVPTVAIDMVEISVNTTVLPDEFLAHRLGMIPLLSMDAYKVLIDQRDCSCEDGCDRCSVELTLDALCTSDRGSMSVTSKDLVRSNTIANMYSDESMFGPVAPRHPDFGKPVGHDDPNANGIVIVQMRKGQQIKARCIARKGFAKEHAKWSPVSAVGFEYDPHNTLKHTTLWYEFDAAKEWPVSKNAREEEPPAEGAPFDPNLRASRFYFDVESTGSLHPAEIVETGLTLLEYKTAQIVQELGMLFQQADVNASGAAAANGVYDPYSGAPVGGASYM from the exons ATGTATGCAACACAAGGACTAGCAATGCAAGGTCATGGAACCTCTTCAGCACAAGAAAAAGTGCCTAATGTCATTATTCGTGAGATCAATCACACGCATGCTGATTTTATCTTGGAAAATTGCGATCTGAG TCTTGCAAACTCGCTTCGCCGCACACTTATTGCAGATGTTCCCACAGTTG CTATTGACATGGTCGAAATCAGTGTAAACACGACAGTGTTGCCGGATGAGTTCCTTGCACATCGCCTAGGCATGATTCCCCTTTTGAGCATGGATGCCTACAAAGTGCTTATTGATCAGCGCGATTGCTCTTGTGAGGACGGTTGCGATCGCTGCTCTGTTGAACTTACGCTCGATGCTCTCTGTACCTCAGATCGTGGTTCAATGTCTGTTACGTCGAAAGATCTCGTGCGAAGCAATACTATCGCGAATATGTACTCAGATGAATCTATGTTCGGCCCTGTCGCACCGCGTCACCCAGACTTCGGCAAGCCAGTCGGCCATGATGACCCAAATGCTAATGGTATTGTGATCGTGCAAATGCGCAAAGGACAGCAAATCAAGGCGCGGTGCATTGCTCGCAAGGGTTTTGCCAAAGAACATGCAAAGTGGTCTCCTGTATCAGCTGTTGGTTTTGAATATGACCCACACAACACACTGAAGCATACGACTTTATGGTATGAATTCGATGCGGCAAAGGAGTGGCCAGTCAGTAAGAATGCGCGTGAGGAAGAGCCTCCTGCAGAGGGTGCGCCATTTGATCCAAATCTACGGGCTTCTCGCTTCTACTTCGATGTTGAATCTACAGGAAGTTTGCATCCTGCCGAAATTGTAGAAACG GGACTTACCCTTCTCGAGTATAAAACAGCACAGATTGTGCAAGAGCTTGGCATGCTATTTCAGCAAGCTGACGTTAATGCTTCCGGAGCAGCTGCCGCAAATGGCGTCTATGATCCGTATAGTGGTGCCCCTGTGGGAGGAGCGTCGTATATGTAA